One region of Vespula vulgaris chromosome 9, iyVesVulg1.1, whole genome shotgun sequence genomic DNA includes:
- the LOC127066108 gene encoding glucose-6-phosphate 1-dehydrogenase isoform X1, with amino-acid sequence MAKIKRKTSTEESLQFIRQSLKSDEMDHLEGTHFDRLLPHVFVTLGASGDLAKKKIYPTLWWLFRDNLLPKTTTFFGYARSNMTVKQLREKCHPYMKVKPDEEYKYEEFWKLNHYVSGTYDSEEHFRSLNKELQKQEQVSMANRLFYLALPPSVFGTVTVHIRNVCMGQKGWTRIIIEKPFGRDAVSSQRLSDHLASLFDEEQIYRIDHYLGKEMVQNLMTLRFGNRIFNPSWNRDNIASVQISFKEPFGTQGRGGYFDEFGIIRDVMQNHLLQILSLVAMEKPASCHPNDIRDEKVKVLRCIKQLELDNVVLGQYVGNPESNNPEAHAGYLDDPTVPPGSNTPTYALAVLKINNERWDGVPFILRCGKALNERKAEVRVQYQDVPGDIFDGKTKRNELVIRVQPGEALYVKMMTKSPGITFDMEETELDLTYGNRYKDLKLPDAYERLILDVFCGSQMHFVRSDELYEAWRIFTPLLHQIENEKIQPIPYKYGSRGPKEADDKAKQNNFAYYGSYKWISS; translated from the exons ATGGCGAAAATCAAAAGAA AAACATCCACGGAGGAGAGTCTGCAATTCATCCGACAATCTTTAAAGTCGGATGAAATGGATCACCTCGAAGGTACCCATTTTGACAGACTTTTGCCACACGTGTTTGTAACACTCGGAGCTTCT GGTGATCtagcgaagaagaagatctaTCCGACACTCTGGTGGCTATTCCGAGACAATCTTTTACCAAAAACAACAACATTTTTCGGTTATGCTAGAAGCAACATGACTGTTAAACAATTGCGAGAAAAGTGTCATCCTTATATGAAAGTTAAACCGGATGAGGAATATAAATACGAGGAATTTTGGAAATTGAATCATTACGTTAGCGGTACCTACGACTCAGAGGAACATTTTAGATCGTTGAACAAGGAATTGCAAAAACAAGAACAGGTCTCGATGGCTAATAGACTTTTTTATTTGGCTTTACCACCCTCCGTTTTTGGAACGGTTACTGTACACATCAGAAATGTCTGTATGGGTCAAAA AGGTTGGACAAGAATTATCATAGAAAAACCATTCGGTCGAGACGCAGTTTCGTCTCAACGTCTTTCCGATCATCTTGCATCACTTTTCGACGAAGAACAGATCTATCGGATAGATCATTATCTTGGAAAAGAGATGGTTCAAAATCTAATGACTTTGAGATTTGGAAATAGGATATTCAATCCAAGTTGGAACAGAGATAACATAGCTTCCGTACAGATATCATTTAAGGAACCGTTTGGTACTCAAGGAAGAGGTGGATACTTCGATGAGTTTGGTATAATTAGGGACGTGATGCAAAATCATTTGCTGCAGATACTCTCCCTCGTTGCGATGGAGAAACCTGCCTCGTGTCATCCAAATGATATCAg agATGAAAAGGTTAAAGTCTTAAGATGTATAAAACAATTGGAATTGGACAACGTAGTTTTAGGACAATATGTAGGAAATCCAGAGTCCAACAATCCCGAGGCTCATGCAGGATATTTAGATGATCCTACGGTACCTCCAGGTTCGAACACTCCAACTTATGCACTAGCGGTACTGAAGATTAATAATGAACGATGGGATGGCGTTCCCTTTATTCTTCGATGTGGAAAAG CTCTGAACGAGCGCAAGGCCGAAGTTAGAGTTCAATATCAAGATGTACCCGGTGATATATTCGAtggtaaaacaaaaagaaacgaattagTTATAAGAGTACAACCTGGCGAGGCATTGTACGTAAAAATGATGACAAAATCACCTGGTATCACGTTTGATATGGAAGAAACGGAATTAGATCTCACGTATGGTAATAGATACAAG GATTTGAAATTACCTGACGCTTATGAAAGATTGATTTTGGACGTTTTTTGTGGATCACAAATGCATTTTGTTCGTAGCGACGAACTTTACGAAGCGTGGAGAATTTTTACACCTTTGTTACatcaaattgaaaatgaaaaaatacaacCAATTCCTTATAA ATATGGCTCTCGTGGACCAAAAGAAGCCGATGacaaagcaaaacaaaataattttgcttATTATGGTTCCTACAAATGGATATCTTCATGA
- the LOC127066209 gene encoding coiled-coil-helix-coiled-coil-helix domain-containing protein 1, which yields MRFTLPYFNGRRPQSEKKVPFKVLKPLVLSNRVSHKGSDIPGKGCLHELTILLTCLREKEFNNFDCTKELASFEQCNKKFAKLSRDMKTLRSQTMPVPNSKVHSSKQISHLLNLFPTQ from the exons atgagattCACTCTTCCTTATTTTAACGGACGGCGTCCTCAATCTGAGAAAAAAGTTCCGTTTAAAGTTCTTAAACCTTTAGTATTAAGTAATCGTGTATCTCATAAAGGAAGTGATATACCAG GTAAAGGTTGTTTACACGAGTTGACAATACTTTTAACTTGtcttagagaaaaagagttcaATAATTTTGATTGCACAAAAGAACTTGCATCGTTCGAACaatgtaacaaaaaatttgcaaaattgAGTAGAGACATGAAAACTCTACGGTCACAAACAATGCCTGTTCCTAATTCAAAAGTTCATTCTTCTAAACAAATCTCccatttattaaatttatttcctacGCAATAA
- the LOC127066106 gene encoding striatin-interacting protein 1 homolog isoform X1: MLCDVPMDANGNGKRDFPRVGYRRKVDPDVSEDEPKSVDLDFVYDDADTHANEIAELYSYTEQYELQLNLKAFEDQMEWYKLCPWWQKLDASQKKSVVYKLLDQLEVSNKQLRMKAARCILYLVQGCWAEVQSDKEQQDWTRKNVMLLYEAGVFPAFVELLNIEIENSTTASLAMRKLAVSLADSVDLRIILSVLYIITEVMREEIKSKEYSVYVDYVESFKEELVNPYGEELLIVKLLGMVTCFCSGSAPHFPIKKVLLLLWKLILVSLGGIDTLRELKKKYREEAGLDTEQEDTIEVARTMRASSPPASAPDLIETQNQKCNKRPLRRSLMKQSSLDEPGLGMEYEGGEPGNNAAANEGEGEMVNLISQPGIPGWNQTYYEDQNNQSQLRPYTPQMNKGLPWTPKVRQKDVDTFLEVSRLKFVGYKLQGDRESLAGLPQPIHEGVNTLKRHMYTSLAEVQIQEEEEIARNPMSTPEPPLRQTPTEILYQAILPNLPQYMIALLKILLAAAPTSKAKTDSINIMADVLPEEMPMTVLQSMKLGNDVSRHKEIIVKAVSAILLLLLKHFKLNHIYQFEFMSQHLVFANCIPLVLKFLNQNILSYIEARHVIPLLDFPMCVIGDQPELTPESLEIGDNQTYSWRNIFSCINLLRILNKLTKWKHSRIMMLVVFKSAPILKRTLKVRHAMMQLYVLKLLKMQTKYLGRQWRKTNMKTISVIYAKVRHRLNDDWAYGNDLEARPWDFQVEECELRTCVDQFNNRRYSNAPKDEELEPVDTSVTSVLGTNVKLTEEFKQHYELWLQQEVFQRSINWDELLDPEACEI, translated from the exons ATGTTATGTGACGTTCCGATGGATGCAAATGGAAATGGGAAGCGGGATTTTCCACGTGTAGGTTATCGACGAAAAGTTGATCCAGATGTAAGTGAG gATGAACCAAAAAGTGTTGATTTGGATTTTGTTTATGACGATGCTGACACACACGCCAATGAGATCGCCGAATTATACAGCTATACCGAACAATATGAGTTACAACTTAATCTCAAA GCATTTGAAGATCAAATGGAATGGTATAAGCTATGTCCTTGGTGGCAAAAGTTAGATGCATCTCAAAAAAAATCAgttgtatataaattgttagatCAGTTGGAAGTATCCAATAAACAGTTAAGGATGAAAGCTGCGCGTTGTATCTTATATTTAGTTCAAGGCTGTTGGGCTGAAGTACAATCTGACAAAGAACAGCAAGACTGGacgagaaaaaatgttatgCTGCTTTATGAAGCTGGTGTCTTTCCGGCGTTTGTAGAgcttttaaatattgaaattga AAACAGTACAACTGCTAGCTTAGCTATGAGGAAATTAGCTGTTAGTCTTGCAGATTCTGTTGACTTGAGAATAATTCTAtctgttttatatatcatcACAGAAGTtatgagagaagaaataaaaagtaaagaatacAGTGTTTATGTAGACTATGTTGAATCTTTCAAGGAGGAACTTG taAATCCATATGGCGAGGAATTACTTATCGTAAAACTTCTTGGAATGGTGACTTGTTTTTGTAGTGGATCTGCACCTCATTTTCCTATAAAAAAAGTTCTCTTACTTTTATGgaaattaatattagtttCTTTGGGTGGTATTGATACTCTCagagaattaaagaaaaaatacagagagGAAGCTGGTCTTGATACAGAACAAGAAGATACAATAGAAGTAGCAAGAACCATGAGGGCTAGTTCTCCTCCTGCTAGTGCACCAGATTTAATAGAAACACAGAATcagaaatgtaataaaagaCCTCTTAGACGG agtTTAATGAAACAAAGTTCATTAGACGAGCCAGGCTTAGGTATGGAGTACGAGGGTGGAGAGCCAGGAAATAATGCTGCAGCAAATGAAGGTGAAGGAGAGATGGTCAACCTCATAAGTCAACCAGGTATCCCTGGTTGGAATCAAACTTACTATGAAGATCAAAATAATCAATCTCAATTAAGGCCTTACACTCCACAGATGAACAA aGGTCTACCTTGGACACCAAAAGTAAGACAGAAAGATGTTGACACGTTCCTGGAAGTGTCCAGACTTAAATTCGTTGGTTATAAATTacaaggagatagagagagtttAGCTGGTTTACCTCAACCAATACACGAAGGTGTCAACACGCTTAAAAGA CATATGTATACATCTTTAGCTGAAGTTCAAATtcaagaggaggaagaaatagCTAGAAATCCAATGAGCACTCCAGAACCTCCTCTTCGTCAAACTCCAacagaaattttatatcaagcCATATTACCCAATCTTCCACAGTACATGAttgcattattaaaaattttacttgCTGCTGCACCAACTAGTAAAGCTAAGACGgatagtattaatataatggCTGATGTTTTGCCAGAAGAAATGCc AATGACAGTTTTACAGTCAATGAAATTGGGAAACGATGTTAGTAGGCATAAGGAAATCATTGTTAAAGCAGTTTCTGCTattttacttcttctactAAAACACTTcaaattaaatcatatatatcaatttgaaTTTATGTCCCAACATTTAGTATTTGCTAACTGTATACCTCTTGTGTTGAAGTTTTTGAATCAAAACATCCTATCTTATATAGAAGCAAGACACGT AATTCCTCTTTTGGACTTTCCCATGTGTGTTATTGGCGATCAACCAGAACTAACGCCTGAAAGTCTTGAAATTGGGGACAATCAAACGTATTCTTggcgtaatattttttcatgtatTAATTTGTTAAGAATTTTGAACAAATTAACCAAATGGAAACACAGTAGAATTATG ATGCTAGTAGTTTTTAAATCAGCACCCATTTTAAAACGTACATTAAAGGTCAGACATGCTATGATGCAATTATACGTTCTAAAACTGTTAAAAATGCAAACTAAATATCTTGGACGACAATGGCGAAAAACAAACATGAAAACTATAAGTGTAATTTATGCAAAAGTTAGGCATCGTCTTAACGATGACTGGGCCTATGGTAATG ATTTAGAAGCACGACCATGGGATTTTCAAGTTGAGGAATGTGAATTACGTACTTGTGTTGATCAGTTTAATAATCGACGATATTCCAATGCTCCAAAAGACGAAGAATTAGAACCCGTTGATACGTCTGTTACTTCTGTACTTGGCACGAATGTAAAATTAACAGAAGAATTTAAACAACATTACGAATTATGGCTACAACAAGAAGTGTTTCAAAGAAGTATTAATTGGGATGAACTGTTGGATCCTGAAGCTTGTGAAATTTAA
- the LOC127066112 gene encoding uncharacterized protein LOC127066112: protein MIAVLIVIYIHGSLALEGSEVLKNLGKKQYTLLTTKSSLSQHGLCWYNALKSIKNSCENLNDNEHSLLALKLANCFLEDSGHTSYDCHLSVSEDIRKECINQMSDRAFNVYNEFYTHTTHICFFLNYEAWQVETDNTIKSLYKVSSQMKEQLLEASELQSAMLKSQKEGLKIQNEILDHGKELGNVLKSSSETVNDMVMEFKESAKDQKELLYEIFSYIRTFQNWIIGEVSWFQSIIYYTISCILCALFSSARRTADARVALFTILSLNITIERMLVQYYDNTVHHSTHDKVEIIYVTWSIRKICLTLCAVTLLYTYYCYKDKQLESFHALRRIENRLNRMQIITPTNGNQAYNKPIRHSERLAIKRLHAASVKEHDSNCFTLNK, encoded by the exons atgatcgcagtattaattgttatttatatacatggtTCATTAGCACTAGAAGGAAGCGAAGTTCTAAAAAATCTAGGAAAAAAACAGTACACATTGTTAACAA ctAAATCATCTTTATCACAACATGGATTATGTTGGTATAATGCActtaaatcaataaaaaatagttgtgaaaatttaaatgataatgaaCATTCTCTCTTAGCTTTAAAATTAGCTAATTGTTTTTTAGAAGATTCTGGTCATACCTCTTACGATTGTCATTTGAGTGTATCAGAAGATATTCGAAA AGAGTGTATTAATCAAATGTCAGATAGAGCATTCAatgtatataatgaattttatacacatacaacacatatttgtttttttttaaattatgaagCATGGCAAGTAGAAACTGACAATACCATTAAATC attatataaagTTTCTTCTCAAATGAAGGAACAGTTATTAGAGGCATCAGAATTGCAAAGTGCAATGCTGAAGAGTCAAAAAGAaggattaaaaattcaaaatgaaattttagatCATGGTAAAGAACTTGGAAATGTATTAAAATCTTCATCTGAAACTGTAAATGATATGGTTATGGAATTTAA AGAATCAGCAAAAGATCAGAAGGAATTACTCTATgagattttttcttatatacgtACTTTTCAAAATTGGATTATTGGAGAAGTATCTTGGTTccaatcaattatttattatactatcaGTTGTATTCTCTGTGCATTGTTTAGTTCAGCTAGAAGAACTGCAGATGCGCGTGTTGCACTTTTTACAATTCTAAGTTTAAACATTACAATAGAAAGAATGTTAGTTCAATATTATGACAACACTGTACATCATTCTACACATGACAAG gtagaaataatatatgtgaCTTGgtcaataagaaaaatatgtttaacATTATGTGCAGTTACGTTACTGTATACATATTACTGTTATAAAGACAAGCAATTAGAAAGTTTTCATGCTCTTAGACGAatagaaaatcgattaaatagaATGCAAATAATTACACCTACTAATGGTAATCAGGCCTATAATAAGCCTATTC gtCATTCTGAAAGATTAGCTATTAAACGTTTGCATGCTGCTTCTGTGAAAGAGCATGATTCAAATTgttttacattaaataaataa
- the LOC127066108 gene encoding glucose-6-phosphate 1-dehydrogenase isoform X2, producing MLKTSTEESLQFIRQSLKSDEMDHLEGTHFDRLLPHVFVTLGASGDLAKKKIYPTLWWLFRDNLLPKTTTFFGYARSNMTVKQLREKCHPYMKVKPDEEYKYEEFWKLNHYVSGTYDSEEHFRSLNKELQKQEQVSMANRLFYLALPPSVFGTVTVHIRNVCMGQKGWTRIIIEKPFGRDAVSSQRLSDHLASLFDEEQIYRIDHYLGKEMVQNLMTLRFGNRIFNPSWNRDNIASVQISFKEPFGTQGRGGYFDEFGIIRDVMQNHLLQILSLVAMEKPASCHPNDIRDEKVKVLRCIKQLELDNVVLGQYVGNPESNNPEAHAGYLDDPTVPPGSNTPTYALAVLKINNERWDGVPFILRCGKALNERKAEVRVQYQDVPGDIFDGKTKRNELVIRVQPGEALYVKMMTKSPGITFDMEETELDLTYGNRYKDLKLPDAYERLILDVFCGSQMHFVRSDELYEAWRIFTPLLHQIENEKIQPIPYKYGSRGPKEADDKAKQNNFAYYGSYKWISS from the exons atgCTGA AAACATCCACGGAGGAGAGTCTGCAATTCATCCGACAATCTTTAAAGTCGGATGAAATGGATCACCTCGAAGGTACCCATTTTGACAGACTTTTGCCACACGTGTTTGTAACACTCGGAGCTTCT GGTGATCtagcgaagaagaagatctaTCCGACACTCTGGTGGCTATTCCGAGACAATCTTTTACCAAAAACAACAACATTTTTCGGTTATGCTAGAAGCAACATGACTGTTAAACAATTGCGAGAAAAGTGTCATCCTTATATGAAAGTTAAACCGGATGAGGAATATAAATACGAGGAATTTTGGAAATTGAATCATTACGTTAGCGGTACCTACGACTCAGAGGAACATTTTAGATCGTTGAACAAGGAATTGCAAAAACAAGAACAGGTCTCGATGGCTAATAGACTTTTTTATTTGGCTTTACCACCCTCCGTTTTTGGAACGGTTACTGTACACATCAGAAATGTCTGTATGGGTCAAAA AGGTTGGACAAGAATTATCATAGAAAAACCATTCGGTCGAGACGCAGTTTCGTCTCAACGTCTTTCCGATCATCTTGCATCACTTTTCGACGAAGAACAGATCTATCGGATAGATCATTATCTTGGAAAAGAGATGGTTCAAAATCTAATGACTTTGAGATTTGGAAATAGGATATTCAATCCAAGTTGGAACAGAGATAACATAGCTTCCGTACAGATATCATTTAAGGAACCGTTTGGTACTCAAGGAAGAGGTGGATACTTCGATGAGTTTGGTATAATTAGGGACGTGATGCAAAATCATTTGCTGCAGATACTCTCCCTCGTTGCGATGGAGAAACCTGCCTCGTGTCATCCAAATGATATCAg agATGAAAAGGTTAAAGTCTTAAGATGTATAAAACAATTGGAATTGGACAACGTAGTTTTAGGACAATATGTAGGAAATCCAGAGTCCAACAATCCCGAGGCTCATGCAGGATATTTAGATGATCCTACGGTACCTCCAGGTTCGAACACTCCAACTTATGCACTAGCGGTACTGAAGATTAATAATGAACGATGGGATGGCGTTCCCTTTATTCTTCGATGTGGAAAAG CTCTGAACGAGCGCAAGGCCGAAGTTAGAGTTCAATATCAAGATGTACCCGGTGATATATTCGAtggtaaaacaaaaagaaacgaattagTTATAAGAGTACAACCTGGCGAGGCATTGTACGTAAAAATGATGACAAAATCACCTGGTATCACGTTTGATATGGAAGAAACGGAATTAGATCTCACGTATGGTAATAGATACAAG GATTTGAAATTACCTGACGCTTATGAAAGATTGATTTTGGACGTTTTTTGTGGATCACAAATGCATTTTGTTCGTAGCGACGAACTTTACGAAGCGTGGAGAATTTTTACACCTTTGTTACatcaaattgaaaatgaaaaaatacaacCAATTCCTTATAA ATATGGCTCTCGTGGACCAAAAGAAGCCGATGacaaagcaaaacaaaataattttgcttATTATGGTTCCTACAAATGGATATCTTCATGA
- the LOC127066106 gene encoding striatin-interacting protein 1 isoform X2 has translation MLCDVPMDANGNGKRDFPRVGYRRKVDPDDEPKSVDLDFVYDDADTHANEIAELYSYTEQYELQLNLKAFEDQMEWYKLCPWWQKLDASQKKSVVYKLLDQLEVSNKQLRMKAARCILYLVQGCWAEVQSDKEQQDWTRKNVMLLYEAGVFPAFVELLNIEIENSTTASLAMRKLAVSLADSVDLRIILSVLYIITEVMREEIKSKEYSVYVDYVESFKEELVNPYGEELLIVKLLGMVTCFCSGSAPHFPIKKVLLLLWKLILVSLGGIDTLRELKKKYREEAGLDTEQEDTIEVARTMRASSPPASAPDLIETQNQKCNKRPLRRSLMKQSSLDEPGLGMEYEGGEPGNNAAANEGEGEMVNLISQPGIPGWNQTYYEDQNNQSQLRPYTPQMNKGLPWTPKVRQKDVDTFLEVSRLKFVGYKLQGDRESLAGLPQPIHEGVNTLKRHMYTSLAEVQIQEEEEIARNPMSTPEPPLRQTPTEILYQAILPNLPQYMIALLKILLAAAPTSKAKTDSINIMADVLPEEMPMTVLQSMKLGNDVSRHKEIIVKAVSAILLLLLKHFKLNHIYQFEFMSQHLVFANCIPLVLKFLNQNILSYIEARHVIPLLDFPMCVIGDQPELTPESLEIGDNQTYSWRNIFSCINLLRILNKLTKWKHSRIMMLVVFKSAPILKRTLKVRHAMMQLYVLKLLKMQTKYLGRQWRKTNMKTISVIYAKVRHRLNDDWAYGNDLEARPWDFQVEECELRTCVDQFNNRRYSNAPKDEELEPVDTSVTSVLGTNVKLTEEFKQHYELWLQQEVFQRSINWDELLDPEACEI, from the exons ATGTTATGTGACGTTCCGATGGATGCAAATGGAAATGGGAAGCGGGATTTTCCACGTGTAGGTTATCGACGAAAAGTTGATCCAGAT gATGAACCAAAAAGTGTTGATTTGGATTTTGTTTATGACGATGCTGACACACACGCCAATGAGATCGCCGAATTATACAGCTATACCGAACAATATGAGTTACAACTTAATCTCAAA GCATTTGAAGATCAAATGGAATGGTATAAGCTATGTCCTTGGTGGCAAAAGTTAGATGCATCTCAAAAAAAATCAgttgtatataaattgttagatCAGTTGGAAGTATCCAATAAACAGTTAAGGATGAAAGCTGCGCGTTGTATCTTATATTTAGTTCAAGGCTGTTGGGCTGAAGTACAATCTGACAAAGAACAGCAAGACTGGacgagaaaaaatgttatgCTGCTTTATGAAGCTGGTGTCTTTCCGGCGTTTGTAGAgcttttaaatattgaaattga AAACAGTACAACTGCTAGCTTAGCTATGAGGAAATTAGCTGTTAGTCTTGCAGATTCTGTTGACTTGAGAATAATTCTAtctgttttatatatcatcACAGAAGTtatgagagaagaaataaaaagtaaagaatacAGTGTTTATGTAGACTATGTTGAATCTTTCAAGGAGGAACTTG taAATCCATATGGCGAGGAATTACTTATCGTAAAACTTCTTGGAATGGTGACTTGTTTTTGTAGTGGATCTGCACCTCATTTTCCTATAAAAAAAGTTCTCTTACTTTTATGgaaattaatattagtttCTTTGGGTGGTATTGATACTCTCagagaattaaagaaaaaatacagagagGAAGCTGGTCTTGATACAGAACAAGAAGATACAATAGAAGTAGCAAGAACCATGAGGGCTAGTTCTCCTCCTGCTAGTGCACCAGATTTAATAGAAACACAGAATcagaaatgtaataaaagaCCTCTTAGACGG agtTTAATGAAACAAAGTTCATTAGACGAGCCAGGCTTAGGTATGGAGTACGAGGGTGGAGAGCCAGGAAATAATGCTGCAGCAAATGAAGGTGAAGGAGAGATGGTCAACCTCATAAGTCAACCAGGTATCCCTGGTTGGAATCAAACTTACTATGAAGATCAAAATAATCAATCTCAATTAAGGCCTTACACTCCACAGATGAACAA aGGTCTACCTTGGACACCAAAAGTAAGACAGAAAGATGTTGACACGTTCCTGGAAGTGTCCAGACTTAAATTCGTTGGTTATAAATTacaaggagatagagagagtttAGCTGGTTTACCTCAACCAATACACGAAGGTGTCAACACGCTTAAAAGA CATATGTATACATCTTTAGCTGAAGTTCAAATtcaagaggaggaagaaatagCTAGAAATCCAATGAGCACTCCAGAACCTCCTCTTCGTCAAACTCCAacagaaattttatatcaagcCATATTACCCAATCTTCCACAGTACATGAttgcattattaaaaattttacttgCTGCTGCACCAACTAGTAAAGCTAAGACGgatagtattaatataatggCTGATGTTTTGCCAGAAGAAATGCc AATGACAGTTTTACAGTCAATGAAATTGGGAAACGATGTTAGTAGGCATAAGGAAATCATTGTTAAAGCAGTTTCTGCTattttacttcttctactAAAACACTTcaaattaaatcatatatatcaatttgaaTTTATGTCCCAACATTTAGTATTTGCTAACTGTATACCTCTTGTGTTGAAGTTTTTGAATCAAAACATCCTATCTTATATAGAAGCAAGACACGT AATTCCTCTTTTGGACTTTCCCATGTGTGTTATTGGCGATCAACCAGAACTAACGCCTGAAAGTCTTGAAATTGGGGACAATCAAACGTATTCTTggcgtaatattttttcatgtatTAATTTGTTAAGAATTTTGAACAAATTAACCAAATGGAAACACAGTAGAATTATG ATGCTAGTAGTTTTTAAATCAGCACCCATTTTAAAACGTACATTAAAGGTCAGACATGCTATGATGCAATTATACGTTCTAAAACTGTTAAAAATGCAAACTAAATATCTTGGACGACAATGGCGAAAAACAAACATGAAAACTATAAGTGTAATTTATGCAAAAGTTAGGCATCGTCTTAACGATGACTGGGCCTATGGTAATG ATTTAGAAGCACGACCATGGGATTTTCAAGTTGAGGAATGTGAATTACGTACTTGTGTTGATCAGTTTAATAATCGACGATATTCCAATGCTCCAAAAGACGAAGAATTAGAACCCGTTGATACGTCTGTTACTTCTGTACTTGGCACGAATGTAAAATTAACAGAAGAATTTAAACAACATTACGAATTATGGCTACAACAAGAAGTGTTTCAAAGAAGTATTAATTGGGATGAACTGTTGGATCCTGAAGCTTGTGAAATTTAA